In Zingiber officinale cultivar Zhangliang chromosome 1A, Zo_v1.1, whole genome shotgun sequence, a genomic segment contains:
- the LOC122009284 gene encoding uncharacterized protein LOC122009284: MEKEKVGDSHSSSDPVSPTSNEMMKAKSPEMPLEKIKGVVEKLQASGEDIDLHDYNGTVIVEGHFDLEKLQNEAGDAINSIRYPSRIPTSGRVPMMPVPEFPYRYIQILYTENENPEKKDYKEKKEESKCCVL; encoded by the exons ATGGAGAAGGAGAAGGTGGGCGATTCTCACTCGTCTTCAGATCCCGTTTCGCCAACTAGTAACGAGATGATGAAGGCTAAGTCTCCAGAAATGCCTTTGGAAAAGATAAAAGGCGTCGTAGAAAAGCTTCAAG CCTCGGGTGAAGATATCGACCTACACGATTACAATGGGACGGTGATAGTCGAAGGCCACTTTGATCTTGAGAAGTTACAAAATGAGGCCGGCGATGCGATCAATTCAATTAGATACCCTTCAAGAATACCTACGTCCGGCAGGGTACCTATGATGCCAGTTCCCGAATTTCCTTATCGTTATATTCAAATTCTCTACACTGAAAATGAAAACCCAGAGAAAAAagattacaaagagaaaaaagaagaatCGAAGTGCTG TGTACTATGA